One genomic window of Plasmodium coatneyi strain Hackeri chromosome 12, complete sequence includes the following:
- a CDS encoding Rhomboid-like protein — protein sequence MFNAGRYFRARYYKKKNIFHVKGSRQFYGFAKCRKVHTNAIKRKDRIKRGKFLQLKEKLQLIIFSSVYFFACDYVYHVYVLSGNTSRGANRPSNNSGEDAKNDAKCKDEDAGGKGGVVTTVMEYIKWMNIFSSAQGKDSEQLKQQDSEYRKKSDCNKLKDQKDSHKKDHLSIDKGDVKICSACEEDPYEIKINRFKRSSGKEENSQTGKPDQYGQSFYSTNQRDQPYGHDRSGSGRSHPNNGTPQRSSIGGEEKNMKDLIVSNFYRNDIFNGCNLFLFANGVVFLLWRLSDIAGNKKLFHFMCRNFICSYENIRRKYYHTFFTAAISHITFPHFLFNMWAFHTISNTLLSPEIKENKTNYYFFFNYKSSVLEKKMTDRDITKIYVLSSIVSTVPYILLHKSNQLLGASGAVMGLVYILSTVKPNEVFVSLFPLPYLKMTSLQLCHLSILTNFVFLFFRRNHFNIAWLAHLFGLMGGALYNFYQRKINSNMNYYPFIELSLKNGPIDYLNSYLDFVDFLKCLQLQIRIFFSLDPRTMQTMNRKIISIKNMQSQRRMKYHKLKVKNLEAMSR from the coding sequence atgttcaatgCTGGGAGATACTTCAGAGCAAGGTActacaagaagaagaacatatTTCATGTAAAGGGGAGCAGACAGTTTTATGGATTCGCCAAATGTAGGAAGGTGCACACGAATGCCATAAAGAGAAAAGatagaataaaaagggggaagtttttacaattgaaggaaaagctGCAACTCATCATTTTCAGCTCCGTGTACTTTTTTGCATGCGACTATGTATACCATGTGTATGTGCTGAGCGGCAACACGAGCAGGGGCGCAAACCGTCCCTCCAACAACAGCGGTGAAGACGCGAAAAATGACGCAAAATGCAAAGACGAGGACGCCGGTGGGAAGGGGGGGGTTGTCACAACCGTGATGGAGTATATCAAATGGatgaacatattttccaGTGCACAGGGGAAGGATAGCGAACAATTAAAACAACAGGACAgtgaatatagaaaaaaaagtgactgCAACAAATTGAAGGATCAAAAAGATTCCCATAAAAAGGATCATCTCTCGATTGACAAAGGTGATGTAAAAATTTGCAGTGCATGTGAGGAAGACCCAtacgaaataaaaataaatcgcTTTAAGAGAAGCAgcgggaaggaggaaaatagtCAAACGGGGAAACCTGACCAATATGGCCAATCATTCTATTCCACAAATCAGAGAGATCAACCATATGGCCATGACCGGAGTGGCAGTGGACGAAGTCACCCTAACAATGGTACGCCCCAGAGGAGCAGCATCggaggagaggaaaaaaacatgaaGGATCTAATTGTGAGCAACTTTTACAGGAATGATATTTTCAACGGGTGCAATTTATTTCTGTTCGCCAACGGGGTTGTGTTTTTATTGTGGCGTCTAAGCGATATtgcaggaaataaaaaacttttccACTTCATGTGCAGGAACTTTATCTGCTCCTATGaaaatattagaagaaaatattaccaCACGTTTTTTACAGCCGCCATTAGCCACATcacttttccacattttttatttaacatgTGGGCATTTCATACCATAAGTAACACCCTCCTCAGTCCAGAAATTAAAGAGAACAAgacaaattattattttttttttaattacaaaTCCAgcgttttggaaaaaaaaatgacagaCAGGGATatcacaaaaatatatgtctTATCTTCCATCGTTTCGACTGTCCCATATATTCTTTTACACAAAAGCAATCAATTGCTAGGAGCATCTGGAGCTGTTATGGGTCTTGTGTATATCTTATCCACAGTTAAACCAAATGAGGTCTTCGTCTCCTTATTCCCTCTACCATACTTGAAGATGACTTCCCTACAGCTATGCCACCTGTCCATTTTAACCAATtttgtattccttttttttagaagaaatCACTTCAACATTGCGTGGTTAGCACATTTATTTGGTTTAATGGGAGGCGCATTGTATAATTTTTACcagaggaaaataaacagTAATATGAATTACTACCCCTTTATTGAATTGTCCCTAAAAAATGGACCCATTGATTATCTCAATTCTTACCTAGACTTTGTGGATTTTCTCAAATGTCTTCAGCTACAAATTAGgatcttcttttccctcgATCCACGCACCATGCAAACCATGAACAGGAAAATCATCTccattaaaaatatgcagtCGCAGAGGCGCATGAAGTACCACAAGTTGAAGGTTAAAAATTTGGAGGCCATGTCGAGGTGA